Proteins encoded in a region of the Buteo buteo chromosome 11, bButBut1.hap1.1, whole genome shotgun sequence genome:
- the CHCHD10 gene encoding coiled-coil-helix-coiled-coil-helix domain-containing protein 10, mitochondrial has product MARGGRSVGRPAAAPAPASPAPAAPVPAAQPAQPGLMAQMASTAAGVAVGSAVGHVVGSALTGAFSGGSSEPAKAAAPAQEPRQQPVYQQSPYGPCHYEMKQFLECATNQRDLTLCEGFNEALKQCKTSNGVSSLL; this is encoded by the exons ATGGCGCGCGGCGGCAGGAGCGTGGGGCGGCCCGCGGCGGCACCGGCCCCGGCCAG CCCGGCCCCAGCGGCCCCGGTGCCGGCGGCGCAGCCGGCGCAACCCGGCCTGATGGCGCAGATGGCGAGCACGGCGGCCGGCGTGGCCGTGGGTTCCGCCGTGGGACACGTCGTGGGGAGCGCCCTCACCGGCGCCTTCAGCGGCGGCTCCTCCGAACCGGCCAAGGCGGCGGCTCCCGCCCAG GAGCCCAGGCAGCAGCCCGTGTACCAGCAGTCGCCCTACGGACCCTGCCACTATGAGATGAAGCAGTTCCTGGAATGTGCTACCAACCAGAGAGACCTGACCTTGTGCGAGGGCTTCAACGAGGCGCTGAAGCAGTGCAAGACTAGCAACG gtgtttcttctctcctgtga